From a region of the Deltaproteobacteria bacterium genome:
- a CDS encoding PocR ligand-binding domain-containing protein yields the protein MASVSPFGPTPATETPASPTAPTNVVSPPAPAKKNELPESVLDRRLALEDLLETSSFTEVCKSFVELYRIGLKVFDHRGQRVVDIPAGNAEFCGYVFNFARGQRGCSSTVDRLKNGPVNLSLGARAPQSADGPKGTITVPCFTGLRYFIVPLNFEGDDLGRVVFGPWWPEDQKGFPESLLALGDGFDEQKAKQLLDPVRKAPEATVARVLSQFAKVLEALIVSGRKQYLTAQVHLEATRESYHALEAKNSELTAANARLKDLDRLKSAFLATVSHELRTPLTSIIGYSEMLTEGMAGPMNPDQRDYVKIIMEKGETLLGLISSILDLTQIEAGKVRLNFEPADMNELVRTSISSVLPQFQKKGVRLQAQVSPLPHQPKLDREKIRQCVVNLLSNALKFTPNDGQVTVVLQPGGPLGSSEAFTLAVQDTGVGIPGSHRDRVFESFYQVDNSSTREYGGAGLGLAIVRAYVQAHGGEVGLASEEGKGSTFSMALPYEPKPRRAPRTPFGD from the coding sequence ATGGCCTCCGTGTCGCCGTTCGGGCCCACGCCCGCGACCGAGACGCCCGCCTCGCCCACGGCGCCCACGAACGTGGTGTCCCCGCCCGCGCCCGCGAAGAAGAACGAGCTGCCCGAGAGCGTCCTCGACCGGCGGTTGGCGCTCGAAGATCTGCTCGAGACCTCCAGCTTCACCGAGGTCTGCAAGAGCTTCGTGGAGCTGTACCGCATCGGGCTCAAGGTCTTCGACCACCGCGGCCAGCGCGTGGTGGACATCCCCGCGGGCAACGCCGAGTTCTGCGGCTACGTCTTCAACTTCGCGCGCGGCCAGCGCGGCTGCAGCTCCACCGTGGACCGCCTCAAGAACGGCCCGGTGAACCTCAGCCTGGGCGCGCGGGCGCCGCAGTCGGCCGACGGGCCCAAGGGCACCATCACCGTGCCCTGCTTCACCGGCCTGCGCTACTTCATCGTGCCCCTGAACTTCGAAGGCGACGACCTCGGCCGGGTGGTCTTCGGCCCCTGGTGGCCCGAGGACCAGAAGGGCTTCCCCGAGTCGCTGCTCGCGCTCGGCGACGGCTTCGACGAGCAGAAGGCCAAGCAGCTCCTGGACCCGGTGCGCAAGGCGCCCGAGGCCACCGTGGCCCGCGTGCTCAGCCAGTTCGCGAAGGTGCTCGAGGCGCTCATCGTCAGCGGGCGCAAGCAGTACCTCACCGCCCAGGTGCACCTCGAGGCCACCCGCGAGAGCTACCACGCGCTGGAGGCCAAGAACTCGGAGCTCACCGCCGCCAACGCGCGCCTCAAGGACCTCGACCGCCTCAAGAGCGCCTTCCTGGCCACGGTCTCGCACGAGCTGCGCACGCCGCTCACCTCGATCATCGGCTACTCGGAGATGCTCACCGAGGGCATGGCCGGGCCCATGAACCCGGATCAGCGCGACTACGTGAAGATCATCATGGAGAAGGGCGAGACGCTGCTCGGGCTGATCTCGTCGATCCTGGATCTCACCCAGATCGAAGCGGGCAAGGTGCGGCTCAACTTCGAGCCCGCCGACATGAACGAGCTGGTGCGCACGTCGATCTCCAGCGTGCTGCCGCAGTTCCAGAAGAAGGGCGTGCGGCTGCAGGCGCAGGTGTCGCCGCTGCCGCACCAGCCCAAGCTGGATCGCGAGAAGATCCGCCAGTGCGTGGTGAACCTGCTCTCCAACGCGCTCAAGTTCACGCCCAACGACGGCCAGGTGACGGTGGTGCTCCAGCCGGGCGGGCCCTTGGGCTCGAGCGAGGCCTTCACCCTCGCGGTGCAGGACACCGGCGTGGGCATTCCCGGCTCGCACCGGGATCGCGTCTTCGAGAGCTTCTACCAGGTCGACAACTCCAGCACGCGCGAGTACGGCGGCGCGGGGTTGGGCCTGGCCATCGTGCGCGCCTACGTGCAGGCCCACGGGGGCGAAGTGGGGCTCGCCTCCGAGGAGGGGAAGGGCAGCACCTTCAGCATGGCCTTGCCCTACGAGCCCAAGCCGCGTCGCGCGCCGCGCACGCCGTTCGGGGACTAG
- a CDS encoding ArsA family ATPase — MSPVASEALKSALARQVVICVGSGGVGKTTTSAALALQAAAMGKKVLVCTIDPARRLANSMGLASLTNAETRVPDEALASTGARISGQLFAMMLDLKRSWDEVIERYAPNPQARDTILANRFYRQLSTALAGSQEYVAMEKLHALHERGAYDLIVLDTPPTTNALDFLDAPNRVIDFLDADAMKWFTSGAFAGAGRVGLRVFQAGSAYAGRILARFTGAGTLEELSKFMGSLSGMYEGFKERAGQVRQLLASERTSFVVVTSPSPLPMEEALHFHRQLTLAKMRVTAVVANRVNVDFLRGAPLHREALAAAAKEIRAPGVQGLGPLGERLADTLADEQVLASLDAKQLERLAAQVAPTPVLAVPRFDHDVHDLNGLWQIDRTLFGS; from the coding sequence GTGAGTCCCGTCGCGAGCGAGGCCTTGAAGAGCGCGCTCGCGCGTCAGGTGGTGATCTGCGTCGGCTCGGGTGGCGTGGGCAAGACCACGACGTCTGCCGCGCTCGCGCTCCAGGCCGCGGCGATGGGGAAGAAGGTCCTCGTCTGCACCATCGACCCCGCGCGCCGCCTCGCGAACTCCATGGGCCTGGCGAGCCTCACCAACGCCGAGACGCGCGTGCCCGACGAGGCGCTCGCGAGCACCGGCGCCAGGATCTCCGGCCAGCTCTTCGCGATGATGCTCGACCTGAAGCGCAGCTGGGACGAGGTCATCGAGCGCTACGCGCCCAACCCGCAGGCCCGCGACACCATCCTCGCCAACCGCTTCTACCGCCAGCTCTCCACCGCGCTCGCCGGCAGCCAGGAGTACGTGGCCATGGAGAAGCTGCACGCGCTGCACGAGCGCGGCGCCTACGACCTCATCGTCCTCGACACGCCGCCCACCACGAACGCGCTCGACTTCCTGGACGCGCCCAATCGCGTGATCGACTTCCTCGACGCCGACGCCATGAAGTGGTTCACCTCCGGCGCCTTCGCGGGCGCGGGGCGCGTGGGCCTGCGCGTGTTCCAGGCGGGCAGCGCCTACGCGGGCCGCATCCTGGCGCGCTTCACGGGCGCGGGCACGCTCGAGGAGCTGAGCAAGTTCATGGGCTCGCTCTCCGGCATGTACGAGGGCTTCAAGGAGCGCGCCGGTCAGGTGCGCCAGCTCCTCGCGAGCGAGCGGACCTCGTTCGTCGTCGTCACCAGCCCCAGCCCGCTGCCGATGGAGGAGGCGCTGCACTTCCACCGCCAGCTCACGCTCGCCAAGATGCGCGTGACCGCGGTGGTGGCGAATCGGGTGAACGTCGATTTTCTGCGCGGCGCGCCGCTGCACCGCGAGGCCCTCGCCGCCGCTGCCAAGGAGATTCGCGCGCCGGGCGTGCAGGGCCTGGGGCCGCTGGGCGAGCGGCTCGCGGACACCCTCGCCGACGAGCAGGTGCTGGCGTCGTTGGATGCGAAGCAGCTCGAGCGGCTCGCGGCGCAGGTGGCGCCCACGCCGGTGCTCGCCGTGCCCCGCTTCGATCACGACGTGCACGACCTCAACGGCTTGTGGCAGATCGATCGGACCCTCTTCGGGAGCTAG
- a CDS encoding DUF692 family protein, with amino-acid sequence MGLGLSANLDARAVPNPWQLHNRYPDLFDFVEYSAPLALQEARTHAPLMATLEDSLGTLPAVFHPVHLNLHGPALEDAKSLEALAEHARVVNSPWVGNDVGWWHHKGSEFPGYLYLPPTLDARGLDDAVAHALHVQASLEVPLLLENPTVIARRGGQHVLDFMAELHLRTGCGLILDLGHLLAFQLTAGLAPETGLDSFPLESVVEIHLAGGTVVARGDRRFYLDDHTQPVRDELFVLLEKLLPRCEKLRAVCFEGDGHPPELAAATLRRLRQLLPFGGTREPHAFEIRTPVYGAPLSDDATAWRAFDALYGEREIREDPEGHRAETDHRLAVLAEQLDRTWPLTRLLAAGTRAQLLTFARSPEFKSFFDGTGRELPQVFAAFVRRRLREQLDPGLEAAMAFESWALAQSSIGGEPGLARGVRVASFPSDLSELQFAARGVRRQLAARAWGSERWEPGAIESALQAARRPGPGPWWVALRRSTDGVDVVGLDSELVEILRLARGGTPFAKLVAEPRYADAALRAERLGLLDPAGS; translated from the coding sequence ATGGGCCTCGGCCTCTCGGCCAACCTCGACGCGCGCGCGGTGCCCAATCCCTGGCAGCTGCACAACCGGTATCCGGATCTCTTCGACTTCGTGGAGTACTCGGCGCCGCTCGCGCTGCAGGAAGCGCGCACGCACGCGCCGCTCATGGCCACGCTCGAAGACTCGCTCGGCACGCTGCCGGCCGTCTTCCACCCGGTGCACCTCAACCTGCATGGGCCCGCGCTCGAGGACGCCAAGAGCCTCGAGGCGCTCGCCGAGCATGCACGCGTGGTGAATTCGCCGTGGGTGGGCAACGACGTCGGCTGGTGGCACCACAAGGGCAGCGAGTTCCCAGGCTACCTCTACCTGCCGCCCACGCTCGACGCGCGCGGCCTCGACGACGCCGTGGCCCATGCGCTCCACGTGCAGGCGTCGCTCGAGGTGCCGCTGCTTCTCGAGAACCCGACGGTCATCGCGCGGCGCGGCGGCCAGCACGTGCTCGACTTCATGGCCGAGCTGCACCTGCGCACCGGCTGCGGACTCATCCTGGATCTCGGTCACCTCCTCGCGTTCCAGCTCACCGCTGGCCTTGCGCCGGAGACCGGGCTCGACAGCTTTCCGCTCGAGTCGGTGGTCGAAATTCACCTCGCGGGCGGCACCGTGGTCGCGCGCGGAGATCGGCGCTTCTACCTCGACGATCACACGCAGCCCGTTCGCGACGAGCTCTTCGTCTTGCTGGAGAAGCTGCTGCCGCGCTGCGAGAAGCTGCGCGCGGTGTGCTTCGAGGGCGACGGCCATCCGCCCGAGCTCGCGGCCGCCACGCTGCGCCGGCTTCGACAGCTCTTGCCCTTTGGCGGCACGCGCGAGCCGCACGCGTTCGAGATCCGCACGCCGGTGTACGGCGCGCCGCTCTCCGACGACGCGACCGCGTGGCGGGCCTTCGACGCGCTCTATGGCGAGCGCGAGATCCGCGAAGATCCGGAGGGCCACCGCGCCGAGACGGATCACCGGCTCGCCGTGCTCGCCGAGCAGCTCGATCGCACCTGGCCGCTCACGCGCCTGCTCGCCGCGGGCACACGCGCGCAGCTGCTGACCTTCGCACGCTCGCCCGAGTTCAAGAGCTTCTTCGACGGCACCGGCCGCGAGCTGCCTCAGGTCTTCGCGGCGTTCGTGCGGCGGCGGCTGCGCGAGCAGCTCGATCCCGGGCTCGAGGCGGCGATGGCGTTCGAGAGCTGGGCGCTGGCGCAGTCGAGCATTGGCGGCGAGCCCGGCCTGGCGCGCGGCGTGCGCGTGGCGAGCTTCCCGTCGGATCTGTCGGAGCTGCAGTTCGCGGCGCGCGGCGTGCGGCGGCAGCTCGCGGCGCGCGCGTGGGGCAGCGAGCGCTGGGAGCCGGGCGCGATCGAGTCGGCGCTGCAGGCGGCGCGGCGGCCTGGTCCGGGTCCGTGGTGGGTGGCGCTGCGGCGGTCGACGGATGGCGTGGACGTCGTGGGCCTCGACAGTGAGCTCGTGGAGATCCTGCGACTCGCGCGCGGCGGAACCCCCTTCGCCAAGCTCGTGGCCGAGCCGCGCTATGCCGACGCCGCGCTTCGCGCCGAGCGGCTGGGCTTGCTGGATCCGGCCGGATCATGA
- a CDS encoding replication-associated recombination protein A, translating into MDLFERAAANDKSRQPLAERMRPRTLDEVVGQPELTGAGHLLQRAIASDRIPSMIFWGPPGTGKTTLARVIAHSTGADFTALSAVLSGVADIRKAIAEANTRWAEHRKRTILFVDEIHRFNKAQQDALLPHVESGTVTLIGATTENPSFEVNAALLSRARVLVLKPLGEPELQDLLQRALTSERGLNNKVQLAPDAATAIAAASFGDARKALTALEVAADQVGSGGLITVPVAEEALQAKTLLYDKAGDEHYNVVSAFIKSMRGSDPDAAVYYLVRMLESGEEPRFILRRMVIFASEDVGNADPRALAVAIDALQAFELVGLPEGVLPLTQAVTYLAMAPKSNSALTAYGAARKLVREKGPLQVPLKLRNAPTKLMENLGYGGAYKYPHEFSGHYVAEEYLPDELRGARIYTPSDSGDEAKVKARLEEILAARKK; encoded by the coding sequence ATGGATCTGTTCGAGCGCGCCGCCGCGAACGACAAGAGCCGCCAGCCGCTCGCCGAGCGCATGCGCCCACGCACGCTCGACGAGGTGGTGGGCCAGCCCGAGCTCACCGGCGCGGGGCACCTGCTCCAGCGCGCCATCGCCAGCGACCGCATTCCGTCGATGATCTTCTGGGGCCCGCCGGGCACAGGGAAGACCACCCTCGCGCGGGTGATCGCGCACTCCACGGGCGCCGACTTCACCGCGCTGTCCGCGGTGCTCTCCGGCGTGGCCGACATCCGCAAGGCCATCGCCGAGGCGAACACGCGCTGGGCCGAGCACCGCAAGCGGACGATCTTGTTCGTCGACGAGATCCACCGCTTCAACAAGGCCCAGCAGGACGCGCTGCTGCCGCACGTGGAGAGCGGCACGGTCACGCTCATCGGCGCGACGACGGAGAACCCGAGCTTCGAGGTGAACGCGGCGCTGCTGTCGCGCGCGCGGGTGCTGGTGCTCAAGCCGCTCGGCGAGCCGGAGCTGCAGGATCTGCTGCAGCGGGCGCTGACCTCCGAGCGCGGACTCAACAATAAGGTTCAGCTTGCGCCCGACGCGGCCACGGCCATTGCGGCCGCGAGCTTCGGCGATGCGCGGAAGGCGCTCACGGCGCTGGAGGTCGCAGCGGATCAGGTCGGATCCGGCGGGCTGATCACGGTGCCCGTGGCGGAAGAGGCGCTGCAGGCGAAGACGCTGCTCTACGACAAGGCCGGCGACGAGCACTACAACGTGGTCTCCGCGTTCATCAAATCGATGCGCGGCTCGGATCCGGACGCGGCCGTCTACTATCTGGTGCGCATGCTGGAGAGCGGCGAGGAGCCGCGGTTCATCCTGCGGCGCATGGTGATCTTCGCCAGCGAGGACGTGGGCAACGCGGATCCGCGCGCGCTCGCGGTGGCCATCGACGCGCTGCAGGCCTTCGAGCTCGTGGGCCTGCCAGAGGGCGTGCTGCCGCTGACCCAGGCCGTGACGTACCTGGCGATGGCGCCCAAGTCGAACAGCGCGCTCACGGCGTACGGCGCGGCGCGCAAGCTGGTGCGCGAGAAGGGGCCGCTCCAGGTGCCGCTCAAGCTGCGCAATGCGCCCACGAAGCTGATGGAGAACCTGGGCTATGGCGGCGCCTACAAGTATCCGCACGAGTTCAGCGGGCACTACGTGGCCGAGGAGTACCTGCCCGATGAGCTGCGCGGCGCGCGGATCTACACGCCGAGCGACTCGGGCGACGAAGCGAAGGTGAAGGCGCGGCTCGAGGAGATCCTCGCAGCGCGGAAGAAGTAA
- a CDS encoding GTPase domain-containing protein, whose protein sequence is MVQLNAAARELTIKVVYYGPGLSGKTTNLQQIHARLAPEIRGRLLSVETHDDRTLFFDLLPVFFESQQGLKVKVKLYTVPGQVIHQATRKLVLQNADAVAFIANSQRDANQENNEYWANLLANLKDNGLDPEEIPVVIQFNKLDLPNAKTPEELDEVRKRGSEPVFGAVAVRGEGVLETLHGVLQAAYRHLDKKHGLSSRLSLTEEQFLSGVFRSLDLKGTALESQFAPPAAQGAS, encoded by the coding sequence ATGGTCCAGCTCAACGCCGCCGCACGAGAGCTCACCATCAAGGTCGTCTATTACGGCCCCGGGCTCTCCGGAAAGACCACCAACCTGCAGCAGATCCACGCGCGGCTCGCGCCCGAGATCCGCGGGCGGCTGCTCTCGGTGGAGACCCACGACGACCGCACGCTCTTCTTCGACCTCTTGCCCGTCTTCTTCGAGAGCCAGCAGGGCCTGAAGGTGAAGGTGAAGCTGTACACCGTGCCCGGCCAGGTGATTCACCAGGCCACGCGCAAGCTGGTGCTCCAGAACGCCGACGCGGTGGCCTTCATCGCCAACTCGCAGCGCGACGCCAACCAGGAGAACAACGAGTACTGGGCCAACCTGCTCGCGAACCTGAAAGACAACGGCCTGGATCCAGAAGAGATCCCGGTGGTGATCCAGTTCAACAAGCTGGATCTGCCCAACGCCAAGACGCCCGAGGAGCTCGACGAGGTCCGCAAGCGCGGCTCCGAGCCCGTCTTCGGCGCGGTGGCGGTGCGCGGTGAGGGCGTGCTGGAGACGCTCCACGGCGTGCTCCAGGCGGCCTACCGGCACCTCGACAAGAAGCACGGCCTCTCCTCGCGGCTCAGCCTCACCGAGGAGCAGTTCCTGAGCGGCGTGTTCCGCAGCCTGGATCTCAAGGGCACCGCACTGGAGTCGCAGTTCGCGCCGCCGGCGGCGCAGGGGGCGAGCTGA
- a CDS encoding VWA domain-containing protein, with the protein MKAIFRPLLALMACFAAPAAQAAPLSLDAALRNGKLNATEGETYLRVTVKAAPVHVDTRMPMNIAVVIDRSGSMSESGPAGSQKMADAIASARFLVDQLDERDTLTVISFDDGAEILAPGTKMTAAAKASAKEKIGTLYARGGTDMLAGLGAGIRAAHEHQKGDQVNRVILISDGIPNVAEGLVEMARDAQGKGITVSTMGVGTDYNENLMTAMANAGNGGYYFVADARKLPEIFSKELHSLMAVVAKNAALKIEFGSGVKPTKIFGYDAEIGQEATLVRLGDVVGGQTAEVLLKVHHPALSGSRPVAHVELVYLDALKKSSERADRDVSATFTEDKAAIEASLDAQTFAKTEQVATAEAVQQAMDAYAQGNKAQAQKVIADRRAAMHAAPPPPAAAPAMKQAYESLDFADSAVMAAPAATQGYSGGAGVSAAAKTAKEKVRELER; encoded by the coding sequence ATGAAGGCCATCTTCCGACCCCTGCTGGCGCTCATGGCCTGCTTCGCGGCGCCTGCCGCGCAGGCTGCGCCGCTCTCCCTCGACGCCGCGCTCCGCAACGGCAAGCTCAACGCCACCGAGGGCGAGACGTACCTGCGCGTGACCGTGAAGGCTGCGCCGGTGCACGTCGACACCCGCATGCCCATGAACATCGCGGTGGTCATCGACCGCTCGGGCAGCATGAGCGAGAGCGGTCCCGCCGGCAGCCAGAAGATGGCCGACGCCATCGCCAGCGCGCGCTTCCTGGTGGATCAACTTGACGAGCGCGACACGCTCACCGTGATCAGCTTCGACGACGGCGCGGAGATCCTCGCCCCGGGCACGAAGATGACCGCGGCCGCGAAGGCCAGCGCCAAGGAGAAGATCGGCACCCTCTACGCGCGCGGCGGTACCGACATGCTCGCCGGCCTCGGCGCGGGCATCCGCGCGGCGCACGAGCACCAGAAGGGCGACCAGGTGAACCGCGTGATCCTCATCTCCGACGGCATTCCCAACGTGGCCGAGGGGCTGGTGGAGATGGCCCGCGACGCCCAGGGCAAGGGCATCACCGTGAGCACCATGGGCGTGGGCACGGACTACAACGAGAACCTCATGACCGCGATGGCCAACGCGGGCAACGGCGGCTACTACTTCGTCGCCGACGCGCGGAAGCTCCCGGAGATCTTCTCCAAGGAGCTCCACTCGCTGATGGCGGTGGTGGCGAAGAACGCGGCGCTGAAGATCGAGTTCGGCTCGGGCGTGAAGCCCACCAAGATCTTCGGCTACGACGCGGAGATCGGCCAGGAGGCCACGCTGGTCCGCCTGGGGGATGTGGTCGGCGGCCAGACGGCCGAGGTGCTCCTCAAGGTCCACCACCCGGCGCTCTCGGGCTCGCGCCCGGTGGCCCACGTGGAGCTGGTGTACCTCGACGCCCTGAAGAAGAGCTCCGAGCGCGCCGACCGCGACGTCTCCGCCACCTTCACCGAAGACAAGGCCGCCATCGAGGCCTCGCTCGACGCCCAGACCTTCGCCAAGACCGAGCAGGTGGCCACCGCGGAGGCCGTGCAGCAGGCAATGGACGCCTACGCGCAGGGCAACAAGGCCCAGGCGCAGAAGGTCATCGCCGATCGCCGCGCCGCCATGCACGCCGCGCCGCCCCCGCCCGCCGCCGCGCCCGCGATGAAGCAGGCCTACGAGAGCCTCGACTTCGCCGACTCGGCGGTAATGGCCGCCCCGGCCGCCACCCAGGGCTACTCCGGTGGCGCGGGCGTGAGCGCCGCGGCCAAGACCGCCAAGGAGAAGGTCCGCGAGCTCGAGCGCTAA
- a CDS encoding HPF/RaiA family ribosome-associated protein, with protein MKVIIQARHIELSDALRNYCETHLVDHVRRFYDNDAAQLVIQFNDANGSKGGNDQEVHLTFHMPNARAFHVEEVTDDAFKSLDLARDRLIRRVKEEIRRARQPSGHGPLERPLGRTGAAAERQVEARELDPGASRPKAPHIDEPVPSGQK; from the coding sequence ATGAAGGTGATCATCCAGGCCCGGCACATCGAGTTGTCGGACGCGCTGCGCAACTACTGCGAGACGCATCTCGTGGACCACGTGCGGCGCTTCTACGACAACGACGCGGCGCAGCTGGTCATCCAGTTCAACGACGCGAACGGCAGCAAGGGCGGCAACGACCAGGAGGTGCACCTCACCTTCCACATGCCGAACGCGCGCGCCTTTCACGTGGAGGAGGTCACCGACGACGCCTTCAAGAGCCTGGACCTCGCGCGCGACCGCTTGATCCGCCGCGTGAAGGAGGAGATCCGCCGGGCGCGACAGCCCTCCGGCCATGGCCCGCTGGAGCGTCCGCTGGGGCGCACCGGCGCGGCGGCCGAGCGGCAGGTCGAGGCGCGCGAGCTGGATCCAGGCGCGTCGAGGCCGAAGGCGCCGCACATCGACGAGCCGGTTCCCAGCGGCCAGAAGTGA
- a CDS encoding YjbQ family protein: MPSTTTLELRTHKRHEVLDITSQVQDAVRASGVTSGLCVVFCPHTTAAIAVNENTDPDVRTDLFHTLKRLVPKDDPAFRHAEGNSDAHTLSILAGAQQTFIIEQGKLLLGRWQAVYFIELDGPRSRQAYVKVVAG; the protein is encoded by the coding sequence ATGCCGTCAACCACGACGCTCGAGCTTCGGACGCACAAGCGCCACGAGGTCCTCGACATCACCTCGCAGGTGCAGGACGCCGTGCGCGCTTCGGGCGTCACCAGCGGCCTATGCGTCGTCTTCTGTCCGCACACCACGGCGGCGATCGCCGTGAACGAGAACACCGACCCCGACGTGCGAACGGATTTGTTTCACACCCTGAAGCGACTGGTGCCCAAGGACGATCCCGCCTTCCGCCACGCCGAGGGCAACAGCGACGCGCACACGCTCTCCATCCTCGCCGGCGCGCAGCAGACCTTCATCATCGAGCAGGGCAAGCTGCTCCTGGGCCGCTGGCAGGCGGTCTACTTCATCGAGCTCGATGGGCCACGGAGCCGCCAGGCGTACGTCAAGGTGGTAGCGGGCTGA
- a CDS encoding M48 family metalloprotease, giving the protein MNALEELLATGAKLEQFFTPAYVAKAQAYVQPLRIKGLADEAFKFVTFALIFTFRLHVRVHAACARFAGRLAAQMQPGGVADRYRKLFERVWKGPGLGAGALFILAMTVIWTLLDLPEAVYFDFLREKREGLSHYTALSFSWDISKGLLLDAAVQTLGILALYALMRHLPRAWAPVLGVVGALALLVSPLFDPARQRVYYSYAPLQDGPVRSAVLDVLKKGGVQFQDVVVENMSRTTSRGDAFFAGQGPTRLIVVGDTLLNDYAPEEISLIVAHEMGHLSEPVWPPRLLSAFTLLLALLGLKRLLALCARKRWFGLETPDDLVGYQLMWFAVAVVMGLLAPISSWRSRVRESEADAYALQLTNDPSHFASMMAKLTAQNRFDPIPPAWAEAWHAGHPAPARRLAMAVRYAHEHGIALALPPPQDAK; this is encoded by the coding sequence GTGAACGCCCTCGAGGAGCTGCTCGCGACGGGCGCCAAGCTCGAGCAGTTCTTCACGCCGGCGTACGTGGCCAAGGCCCAGGCGTACGTGCAGCCCTTGCGCATCAAGGGGCTCGCGGACGAGGCATTCAAGTTCGTCACGTTCGCGCTGATATTTACATTTCGGTTACACGTCCGGGTGCACGCCGCGTGCGCCCGGTTCGCGGGTCGGCTCGCCGCGCAGATGCAGCCCGGTGGCGTCGCGGATCGGTATCGCAAGCTGTTCGAGCGCGTGTGGAAGGGACCAGGGCTCGGCGCAGGCGCGCTCTTCATCCTGGCGATGACGGTGATATGGACGCTCCTCGATCTGCCCGAGGCGGTCTACTTCGACTTCCTGCGCGAGAAGCGCGAAGGGCTCTCGCACTACACGGCGCTGAGCTTCAGCTGGGACATCTCCAAGGGCCTGCTCCTCGACGCCGCCGTCCAGACGCTGGGCATCCTGGCGCTCTACGCGCTGATGCGGCACCTGCCGCGCGCCTGGGCGCCGGTGCTGGGCGTGGTGGGCGCGCTGGCGCTGCTGGTTTCGCCGCTCTTCGATCCCGCTCGTCAGCGCGTCTACTACAGCTACGCGCCGCTGCAGGACGGCCCGGTGCGCTCCGCCGTGCTCGACGTGCTCAAGAAGGGCGGCGTACAGTTTCAAGACGTGGTCGTGGAGAACATGAGCCGCACCACGTCGCGCGGGGATGCGTTCTTTGCAGGCCAGGGTCCCACCCGGTTGATCGTCGTCGGCGACACGCTGCTCAACGACTACGCGCCCGAGGAGATCTCGCTGATCGTGGCGCATGAGATGGGCCACCTCAGCGAGCCGGTGTGGCCGCCGCGGCTCCTGAGCGCGTTTACCTTGCTCCTGGCGCTGCTCGGCCTGAAGCGGCTGCTCGCGCTCTGCGCACGGAAGCGCTGGTTCGGGCTCGAGACGCCCGACGATCTCGTGGGCTATCAGCTGATGTGGTTCGCCGTCGCCGTGGTGATGGGGCTCCTCGCCCCGATCTCGAGCTGGCGCTCTCGCGTGCGCGAGTCGGAGGCCGACGCGTACGCGCTGCAGCTCACGAACGATCCCTCGCACTTCGCGAGCATGATGGCCAAGCTCACCGCGCAAAACCGCTTCGATCCAATTCCGCCCGCTTGGGCCGAAGCGTGGCACGCCGGACATCCCGCGCCCGCGCGACGACTGGCGATGGCGGTGCGGTACGCGCACGAGCACGGGATCGCGCTCGCGCTGCCGCCGCCGCAGGACGCGAAGTAG
- a CDS encoding HEAT repeat domain-containing protein, with protein MSTASAVVLALVLAGSQVSSKDVDQIMGTVSTGTRPEVDRAINRIQYLGTPRPIVSALVRMALGDAPGNPESALYVLSVLHPPEAGPAFLRLLDDDSGALRLASCQGLTHLKPPRGAPELVAAKLTDKVPAVRRECARTLTAWDKAPADPLAQALTKETDPDARLAELEALGHAQGKASVAALEPVLASKSEQERYAAARALAMLGAPSGRKALEGYLASLDPNVRADAVDLTAAVNASWATEDLATRLDDPSAHVCIRAGRALAARKDKRGVEALVLRAERASPDDKFAFETALAELKINQAQRLDIIQKAGRAK; from the coding sequence ATGTCGACCGCATCCGCCGTCGTCCTCGCCCTGGTGCTCGCGGGCTCGCAGGTGAGCAGCAAGGACGTGGACCAGATCATGGGCACCGTCTCCACGGGCACGCGCCCCGAGGTGGACAGGGCCATCAACCGCATCCAGTACCTGGGTACGCCGCGGCCCATCGTGTCCGCGCTGGTGCGCATGGCCCTCGGCGACGCGCCCGGAAACCCCGAGAGCGCGCTCTACGTGCTCAGCGTGCTCCACCCGCCCGAGGCCGGACCGGCGTTCCTGCGCCTGCTCGACGACGACTCCGGCGCGCTGCGGCTCGCGAGCTGCCAGGGGCTGACGCACCTGAAGCCGCCGCGCGGGGCTCCGGAGCTGGTGGCCGCGAAGCTCACCGACAAGGTGCCCGCGGTTCGTCGCGAGTGCGCGCGGACCTTGACCGCGTGGGACAAGGCGCCGGCGGATCCGCTCGCCCAGGCGCTCACCAAGGAGACGGATCCGGACGCGCGGCTCGCCGAGCTCGAGGCGCTGGGGCACGCCCAGGGCAAGGCGAGCGTGGCCGCGCTGGAGCCGGTGCTTGCGAGCAAGAGCGAGCAGGAGCGCTACGCGGCGGCGCGCGCGCTGGCGATGCTGGGCGCGCCGAGCGGACGCAAGGCGCTGGAGGGCTACCTGGCCTCGCTGGATCCGAACGTCCGCGCCGACGCGGTGGATCTCACGGCGGCGGTGAACGCCAGCTGGGCCACGGAGGATCTGGCCACCCGCCTCGACGATCCGAGCGCGCACGTGTGCATCCGCGCGGGGCGGGCGCTGGCGGCGCGCAAGGACAAGCGCGGCGTGGAGGCCCTGGTGCTGCGCGCCGAGCGGGCCAGCCCGGACGACAAGTTCGCCTTCGAGACGGCGCTCGCGGAGCTGAAGATCAACCAGGCCCAGCGACTCGACATCATCCAGAAGGCAGGCCGGGCGAAGTAG